TAGGCGCTCACCGCGAAGGAGCCGGCGAGCGACTGCCAGATGCCGCCGGAGCCGGCCCGGCGCCCGGCGAGGTCGAGCCGGTACAGCTCGGTGGCCGACTTCACCGCCTGCGCCACGTCCCGGGGGAAGGCGAGACCCACTTCGGGTGCGGGGTCCGCGTCCGCCAGGCCGATCTCGTGCAGCGGCACCGGGCGGCCGAGCTTCTGTCCGATGGCGGCCGCGATGAGGTGCGGCGCGGCGCCCTGCGGCACCATGCCCTTCGACACCCAGCGCGCCACGGAGGTCTTGTCGTAGCGAAGAGTCAACCCGCGTTGGGCGCCAAGATCGTTGACGCGTCGCGCGAGTCCTGCGTTGCTGATTCCCGCGAGGGCGAGAACGGCGCCGAGTTTTTCGTTCGGCCCGCGTTGCTCCCTGGACATGCGCCACCCCTCGACACAGACGGCCGCCGCGCGGGCATAACCGCGCGGCATTCGTAAACCCAGCGTAGTTCGCCGCATCCCAAGCGTTAAGGGGCATTGTTCCGGATGGCGGGATTGTGGTCCGTACGGAAGTACGGTCCTGTACGCACCGTGCACGGCCGGTCGTCGCGTGCCCCCGCGCGTGTGGCCGTGCGCCCGGCCGTGCGCTCTTCTCCGGCCAACTCCGTGGCGGTTTCCTGGTCTTGCGTGGGTCGGCCCGCTGTACTGGATCCAGTGGGCTGGGGGACACCGCCACCTTCATCCCCGCGGGTGGCGGACCGGTCCGGGAGGCGGCGACCGCCTCCCGGACCGTGCGTGCGTGAAGGGTGCCGCGCGCATCGCCGGCCCCTACGGAGCGTGCTCGGTTTCCGCGCGCCTCACGGTATTTGGCTGAAAATCGTCCCGCAGAACGCCGGGTGTTCACGGCTGCGACCATGAAAATTCGGGGCGTGAAAGGCGTTTAGGGGGCGCACATGGGGCGTATTCGCGTCGCGTCCTGCCCGGTGGCCCCCGGCCCCGGGTCAACGGCCACCGCGTCAACGCCGGTTGCCCTTCCACCGTCCCGGGCGGTGTCACCACACCTCTCCCGCGCGTCCTTCGTGGCAGCATGGGGGCCGGTTCGTCCGGTGCAGTGGTTGTCCACAGCCTGTGGAGGCGTCGATGCGGTGGTTGGTGGGGTGGAGCAGCACCGCCGCGGGCACGGCCGCGCCCGGCTCGGCCGGCGCCCTCGACCTCGACGGCGAGACCCTGCACCCGGTCGGCTCCCAGCTGTTGTGGGGCGACCCCGACCCGCTGTGGGCCGTCGGCGACTGGCGCCCGGACGAGGTGCGGGTGATCAAGGCCGACGAGCAGAACCGGATCGCGGTCCTCGGCATCTGCGGCGCCTCCGACGAGGAGCTGCGGCGCGGCCTGTTCACCGCGCGCGGCGGCGCCCTGCGCCATCTGACCGCCTGGCCCGGCAGCTACACGGCCGTCGTCCAGGTCGGCCGCCGCGTCACCGTCTGCGGCGACCTCGCGGGCGCCCGCCCGGTCTTCCACACCCCGTGGGCGGGCGGCACCGCCTACGCCACCGCCGCGCTGCCGCTCGCCGACCTCGTCGAGGCCAACCTCGACTTCGGTCACCTGGCCGCCCTGCTCGCCGCCCCGGACGTACCGGCCGCGCTGCGCGACACCACCCCGTACGAGGGGGTGCGGCGCGTTCCGCCGGGGCACGCGCTGGTCCTGCGCGCCGGGGCGCGGGAGATCGCCGGGTACGACCCGGTCTCCTCGCTCGCCGTGTCCGCGCCCCCGGCCGACCCCGACCACGCCGTGGACGCCGTGCGCGACGCCCTCGTGGAGGCGGTGCGCACCCGGCTGTCCGCGCCCCGGCACGTGCCCGACCTCGATCCCGGCCCGGTGCCCGGGATGGGACCCGCGGAGCGGCGCGCCCGGCGCGGCATGCCGGTGCCCGGCATCGGCGCCGACCTCTCCGGCGGGCCGGCCTCCGCCACCCTCGCGCTGCTCGCCGCCGGGCTGCCCGGCCGGCCCGGCACCCTGCTCGGCCACGGCGCCGGCGAACGCCTCCTCGCCGTCACCTTCAACGACCTCGCCGTCGGCGGCCGGGAGGCCGAACTCCAGCGCGCCGGCGCCCTCGCCGAGAACCCCCGGCTGCACCACGTGGTGGTGACCGGCGGCGAGGAGCTCCTGCCCTACGCCGACCTCGACGGCCCCCTCACCGACGAGCCCGGACCCTCGCTGGTCACGGCCGCCCGGCACCGGGCCCGGCTGGCCGCGGGCAGCGCCGACCACTTCACCGGACACGGCGCCCGCCAGGTCCTCGACGCCCATCCCGCCCGCCTCGCCGACCTGCTGATGGACCGCCGGCGCCGCCATCTGGTCCGGCCGGTCGCCGCGCTCGCCCGGGCCGACGGCTCGGTGCTGGTCCCCGCGCGGGTGTACGGCGCGGCCCGGCGGCTCGCCCGCACGCCGTACCGGGCCGGGGTCGAGGCGCTGGCCGAGCGGCTGATGCGGCGCCGGTTCGAGGAGCCCAAGGGGGCGGTCGGAGCGTCCCTCGCGGCGCTGACCTGGGCCCCGCCCGGGGCGGCCGCCCGGTGGCTGACGGGGGAGGCGCTGGCCGAAGTATCGGTTCTGCTGGGGGTCGAGGCGGACCGGACCGGCACGGGCGTCCAGCGCCCCGGCGACCACCGGGCGCGGGCCGCGCTCGCCCGGTACGCCGCGGACCTCCGCGTCCTCGAACAGGCCGCGGAGATCCGGTCGCAGCGGCTGCACGCGCCCTTCCTGGACAACCAGGTCGTCCGCGCCTGCCGCGCGCTGCCCGAGGCGCTGCGGGTGCGGCCGGGGGCGCGGGCCGCGATCCTGCGCACCGTCCTGTCCGGCGCCGGTGTCACCGACCTCCCGCCCGGCTGGGGCGTACCGTCCCACGCCTCCTCGGCGGCCGCGGCCCGAGCGGGCCTGCGGGTGTCCGCCGACGCGTTGCAGGACCTCTTCTCCCGCCCGCTGCTGGCGGACGCGGGACTGGTGGAGGCCCGGGTGATCCGCAAGGCGCTGCGCGCGGCGGCGGGCGGCTCCGCCGTACCGCTGGACGGCCTCGCCGACCTGGTCTCCCTCGAACTGTGGCTGCATCGCCTGCTGGCCCGCCGGGGGACGTGCTGGACCGGAACGCCCGCGCGCTCGCGGGCGGTGCCGGCGGGGATCACCCCGCGCCGGGGGGCGCTGGCGTCCGGCGCGTGAGCCCGGGCATGCGCGCCCGCACCCGCCCGGCCCGCCGGTGTGTTCGTCAGGCCCGCGCCCGTCGTCCCCGCCCGCCCGGCTCCGCCCCCCGTGCCCGCCGTGTCCCCGCCCCCGCCCGCAAACCCGTCGAACCCATGCCCGCTCCCCGTCCACAATGACCGGGTGCGGTACAGAATCCTCGGCATCACCCAAGCGGCGGACGGTCACGGCGACCCCCTCCCGCTCACCGCTCCCCGCCTGCGCACCCTCCTCGCCGCCCTCGCCCTGCGCCCCGGCCGCACCACCACCCCGCACACCCTCGTCGAGGAGATCTGGGCCGACGCCCCGCCCCAGGACGCGCCCGCCGCCCTCCAGGCCCTCGTCGGCCGGCTCCGCCGCACCCTGGGCAAGGACGCCGTCACCTCCACCCCCGGCGGATACCGCCTCGAAGCCACCGAGGACGACGTCGACCTGCACGTCTTCGAACGTCTCACCCGCACCGGCACCAGGGCCCTCGGCGCCGGCGACCCGGAGACCGCGCACCGCGCCCTCACCACCGCGCTCGCCCTCTGGCACGGCCCCGCCCTCGCCGACCTCCCCGACCGCACCGCCGCCGCCCGCCCCGAGGCGCTGCGCCTGGAGGCCACCCGCGCCCGTGCCGCCGCCGCCCTCGCCCTGGGCCGCGCCCGGGAGGTCGTACCGGAGCTGCGCGAGCTGACCGCGGCCCACCCCTACGACGAGCCGCTGCACGCCCTCCTCATCCGCGCCCTGCGCGACTGCGGCCGCCCCGCCGACGCCCTCGCCGCCTACGAGTCGGCGCGCCGCACCCTCGCCGACACCCTCGGCACCGACCCGGGCGAGGAACTGCGCGCCCTGCACGCCTCACTGCTCGCGCCGCAGCGCCCCGCCCCGCCCCCCGACCGGCGCGGCAACCTCCGGCCCCGCCTGACCTCCTTCGTCGGCCGGGAACCGGAACTCGCCGCGGTCCGCGCCGATGTGCGGGCATCCCGCCTGGTCACCCTCACCGGACCCGGCGGCTCGGGAAAGACCCGGCTCGCCGAGGAGGCCGCCGCCGCGTTCGCCCCCGCCTGGCTGGTCGAACTGGCCCCGCTGGACCATCCGGAGGCGGTGGCCGGCGCCGTGGTCAACGCGCTGGGGCTGCGCGAGACCGTGCTGCTGAACACCGAGCTGACCGCGCAGCACGACGACCCGACCGCCCTGCTGATCGAGTACTGCGCCCCGCGCACCCAGCTCCTCGTCCTCGACAACTGCGAGCACGTCATCGACGCGGCCGCCGCCCTCGCCGAGACCCTCCTCACCCACTGCCCGGGGCTGACCGTCCTCGCCACCAGCCGCGAACCCCTGGGCGTGCCCGGCGAGTCGGTGCGCCCGGTCGAACCCCTGGCCCCCGAACAGGCGCACCGCCTCTTCACCGAGCGCGCCAAGGCCGTCCGCCCCGACGGCGTGCTCGGCGACACCGCCGCCGTCGCGGAGATCTGCCGCCGTCTGGACGGGCTGCCGCTCGCCATCGAACTGGCCGCGGCCCGGCTCCGGATGCTGACCCCGCGCCAGATCGCCGACCGGCTCGATGACCGGTTCCGGCTGCTCACCTCCGGCAGCCGCACCGTGCTGCCCCGCCAGCAGACCCTGCGCGCGGTGGTCGACTGGTCCTGGGACCTGCTGGACGAGCGCGAGCGCACGGTGCTGCGCGAGGTGTCGGTCTTCGTCGGCGGCTGGGACCTCGCGGCGGCCGAGGCCGTGTGCTCGGGCCCGGTGGCCGATCTGATCGGGGCGCTGGTCGACAAGTCCCTCGTCGTCGCCACACCGGACGCCACCGACGCGCCCGGCGGCATGCGCTACCGCATGCTGGAGACCATCCACGAGTACGCCACCGAGCGCGCGGCCGACACCCCCGGACTGCGCGCCGCCGCCGAGCGCCGCCACCGCGCCTGGGTGCGGTCGCTGGTGGAGCGGGCCGAGCCGCTGCTGCGTTCGGCGGAACAACTCCCGTGGATCGCCCGTCTGGAGACCGACCTGGACAACATCCGGGCGGCCCTGGACCGCGCGGTGCGCGACGGCGAGGAGGCCGAGGCGGGCGCGATCGTCCTGGCCATGGGCTGGTTCTGGTGGCTGCGCAACCACCGCCGGGAGGCCGTCACCCGGACGCGCCAGGTGCTCCGCCTGGGCATCGCCCTCGACGCCCTCGCCGCTGGAGCCACCCCCGAGGGCGGCCTGCCGGCCCTGATGGAGTCGGCCGACATCGTCGGCGCCCTGCTCGCCGCGCCCGACGGCGAGCGGGGGCACCCGCTGCGCGAACTCCGCATGGACCTGCGGATGTCCGACCTGTTCCTGACCACGGAGGGCAGGATCGAGCGGCTGACCGACGACGACGAGCGGGGTCCGCGCTACATCGCCCGGGTCCGGGCGGCCTACGCGCGCGGCGGCCCGCACGCCGCCCGCCTCCCCGGCATCACCTGGCCGCTGACCGCCTACTACCTGGGCGGCCCGGGGGACGCCGGCCGCGACCTCACCCCGGCGGTCGCCAACTGCCGGAAGTACGGCGGCGACTGGGAGACCGGCGTCACGCTGATGTTCCGCACCCACGCGCTCGTCGACTCCCCGGGCAATCTGCACGGCGTGGACGAGGACCTGGCCGAGCTGCGGACGCTCAGCCGCCGCGTCGGGGACCGCTGGATGCGGGCGCAGGTGTGCAGCGCGGCCGGTGAGACGGCCATGGCGCGCGGCCGTTACGCCGAGGCGCGCGACGAGTACGCGCAGGCGCTGCGCCTCGCCTACGAGGTCGGCGCCTACGCGGAGTCGCCGTTCCTGCTGGCGCGGCTCGGGGAGATCGCCTACCGTGCCGGCGACCGCGACGGCGCGCTCGCCACCCTCGCGGAGGCGGACACGGCCGCGGACCGCTACGCGGTGACGGAGGCCCGCGCCTTCGCCCTGATGATGCGCGCCTGCATCGCCCTGTACGACGGGCGGACCGCCGAGGCCCGCGAGCTGTACGACGCGACGTTCGAGGCGACCCGGGGCGAGGCCGCGCCCCCGCAGTTCGCGGCCGCCCTGGGAACCGTGGAGGCGCTGCTCGCGGCCGCGGAGTCGGGCCCGGAGCACGGGCTGCCGGTCGTGGCCGAGGCGCTGGAGGCGGCCGTGGCCATGCGGTGCGCCGAGTGGATCACCGGGGGACTGGTGGACACCGCGGCCGGACTGCTGGCCCGGCTCGGGGATCTGCCGGGCGCGGTCCGGCTGTACGAGGCCGCGGACCGCTGGTGCGACGGCCGCCCGCGCAGCGAGCCCGAGCGCACCGAGGCCGCCCGGGTGCTGGCCGGTGCCCGCGCCGCCCTGCCCGCCGAGCGGTACGCGGCCGAGCGGGCCCGGGGCGCCGGCTACGGGGTGGCGGAGGTCCTGGCCGACATCCGGCGGGTGCGCACGGCGGCTACGCGCAGGTGAACCGGGATTCCGCCCAGTCGGCCAGCGAGTTCCGGTCGAAGGCGTTGCTGTGCGGCCGTACGACGAGCCGTACGGCCGTCCGCCCGGTGAGGTCCACGTGGACGGGCACGGCCTGGTCGCGGCCCTTGACCATCCCGGACTGCCACAGCGGGACGCCGTCGGCGTAGACGGCGAAGGAGACCTTGCCGAGGCCGAGCGTCATGTCGTCCACCCCGGCGAGCGCGTCGTAGGCGGTGCACCGCCGGTTGAGGACGACGGTCACCGAGGAGTCGCCGCGGACGGTCGCCCCCTGTGCGTACAGCTTGCCGCCGACCGACAGGCCGTAGCGCTGCCACACCCAACTGCTCTCGCCGAGCGCGATCTCGGGCTCGGTCCCGTCCCCGTCCGCGTCGTAGCGCAGCTCGCCGAGCTGGTAGACGACGGGGGCCGGCGGCGGAGTCGGGCTCGGCGTCGGGCTCGGCGTCGGGGTGGGCGTCGGGGTCGGCGTGGGTTCGGGGGCGGGCTTGGAGGGCGCCGGCCTGGGGGTTCTGGTCGGGGTGGGCGTCGGGGACGGCGTGGGTGTGGGCGCCGGGGTCGGCGTGGCGGGCACCACCGGCGGCGGTACGGCCTTCGACGGCGCGGGCTTCGGCTTCGCCGGTGCGGGCGTCGGCGCCTGGGACACCACGACCGGCGCGGACGGCGCCGAGGGCTTCGCGGTCTCCTTCGCCGGACTGCCGTCGTTCACCAGGCCGAAGGCCACCGCGGCGGCGGCCACGGCGACCACCCCGGCCGCGATGCCCGCCTTGACCGGCGCCCCGACCGCCTCCGTTGCGGCCCCGCCCGCGGAACCGGCGCCCCCGGAGGAACCGCTCGCGGCGGCGGCACCCGCGGCACCGGCCCCCGCGCCCCCGGCGACGAGGCCGAGCGCCTTGGCGTACCCGGCGGCGCCGAACCACCCGATGACCGCGACCGGCACCACCGCGGGGATGCCGCCGGCGACCTCTTCGATCTGCGCCGCCGCCAGCCGGCACCTCGCGCACTCCGCCAGGTGCTTGCGCAGCCCCCGCTCGGCGCGGACGCGCAGCTTGCGGCGGGCGTAGGAGCCGAGCTGGTCGGCGTAGCGGGCGCAGTCCGCGTCCGCGGTGAGGGTGGCGCTGACATGCGCCTGGAGATAGGCCTG
This Streptomyces misionensis DNA region includes the following protein-coding sequences:
- a CDS encoding ATP-binding protein, coding for MRYRILGITQAADGHGDPLPLTAPRLRTLLAALALRPGRTTTPHTLVEEIWADAPPQDAPAALQALVGRLRRTLGKDAVTSTPGGYRLEATEDDVDLHVFERLTRTGTRALGAGDPETAHRALTTALALWHGPALADLPDRTAAARPEALRLEATRARAAAALALGRAREVVPELRELTAAHPYDEPLHALLIRALRDCGRPADALAAYESARRTLADTLGTDPGEELRALHASLLAPQRPAPPPDRRGNLRPRLTSFVGREPELAAVRADVRASRLVTLTGPGGSGKTRLAEEAAAAFAPAWLVELAPLDHPEAVAGAVVNALGLRETVLLNTELTAQHDDPTALLIEYCAPRTQLLVLDNCEHVIDAAAALAETLLTHCPGLTVLATSREPLGVPGESVRPVEPLAPEQAHRLFTERAKAVRPDGVLGDTAAVAEICRRLDGLPLAIELAAARLRMLTPRQIADRLDDRFRLLTSGSRTVLPRQQTLRAVVDWSWDLLDERERTVLREVSVFVGGWDLAAAEAVCSGPVADLIGALVDKSLVVATPDATDAPGGMRYRMLETIHEYATERAADTPGLRAAAERRHRAWVRSLVERAEPLLRSAEQLPWIARLETDLDNIRAALDRAVRDGEEAEAGAIVLAMGWFWWLRNHRREAVTRTRQVLRLGIALDALAAGATPEGGLPALMESADIVGALLAAPDGERGHPLRELRMDLRMSDLFLTTEGRIERLTDDDERGPRYIARVRAAYARGGPHAARLPGITWPLTAYYLGGPGDAGRDLTPAVANCRKYGGDWETGVTLMFRTHALVDSPGNLHGVDEDLAELRTLSRRVGDRWMRAQVCSAAGETAMARGRYAEARDEYAQALRLAYEVGAYAESPFLLARLGEIAYRAGDRDGALATLAEADTAADRYAVTEARAFALMMRACIALYDGRTAEARELYDATFEATRGEAAPPQFAAALGTVEALLAAAESGPEHGLPVVAEALEAAVAMRCAEWITGGLVDTAAGLLARLGDLPGAVRLYEAADRWCDGRPRSEPERTEAARVLAGARAALPAERYAAERARGAGYGVAEVLADIRRVRTAATRR
- a CDS encoding sigma-70 family RNA polymerase sigma factor gives rise to the protein MSVDGWDGPRGDDGDVDAVGPDAPQVPSQGRRTRGHGVPAQRGKDVPPGDAELIERMRAGDDSAYEELYRRHAGAVRRYARTCCRDAHTAEDLTAEVFARMLQAVRGGSGPEHAVRAYLLTSVRRVAAHWLRSARREQLVDDFATFAQQAARSAEVSDDDTLELGADVRALHEAEQSMAMRAFRSLPERWQAVLWHTEVEDESPSEVAVLFGLDANGTRVLASRAREGLKQAYLQAHVSATLTADADCARYADQLGSYARRKLRVRAERGLRKHLAECARCRLAAAQIEEVAGGIPAVVPVAVIGWFGAAGYAKALGLVAGGAGAGAAGAAAASGSSGGAGSAGGAATEAVGAPVKAGIAAGVVAVAAAAVAFGLVNDGSPAKETAKPSAPSAPVVVSQAPTPAPAKPKPAPSKAVPPPVVPATPTPAPTPTPSPTPTPTRTPRPAPSKPAPEPTPTPTPTPTPSPTPSPTPPPAPVVYQLGELRYDADGDGTEPEIALGESSWVWQRYGLSVGGKLYAQGATVRGDSSVTVVLNRRCTAYDALAGVDDMTLGLGKVSFAVYADGVPLWQSGMVKGRDQAVPVHVDLTGRTAVRLVVRPHSNAFDRNSLADWAESRFTCA
- a CDS encoding asparagine synthase-related protein gives rise to the protein MRWLVGWSSTAAGTAAPGSAGALDLDGETLHPVGSQLLWGDPDPLWAVGDWRPDEVRVIKADEQNRIAVLGICGASDEELRRGLFTARGGALRHLTAWPGSYTAVVQVGRRVTVCGDLAGARPVFHTPWAGGTAYATAALPLADLVEANLDFGHLAALLAAPDVPAALRDTTPYEGVRRVPPGHALVLRAGAREIAGYDPVSSLAVSAPPADPDHAVDAVRDALVEAVRTRLSAPRHVPDLDPGPVPGMGPAERRARRGMPVPGIGADLSGGPASATLALLAAGLPGRPGTLLGHGAGERLLAVTFNDLAVGGREAELQRAGALAENPRLHHVVVTGGEELLPYADLDGPLTDEPGPSLVTAARHRARLAAGSADHFTGHGARQVLDAHPARLADLLMDRRRRHLVRPVAALARADGSVLVPARVYGAARRLARTPYRAGVEALAERLMRRRFEEPKGAVGASLAALTWAPPGAAARWLTGEALAEVSVLLGVEADRTGTGVQRPGDHRARAALARYAADLRVLEQAAEIRSQRLHAPFLDNQVVRACRALPEALRVRPGARAAILRTVLSGAGVTDLPPGWGVPSHASSAAAARAGLRVSADALQDLFSRPLLADAGLVEARVIRKALRAAAGGSAVPLDGLADLVSLELWLHRLLARRGTCWTGTPARSRAVPAGITPRRGALASGA